One genomic window of Quercus lobata isolate SW786 chromosome 9, ValleyOak3.0 Primary Assembly, whole genome shotgun sequence includes the following:
- the LOC115959558 gene encoding CLP protease regulatory subunit CLPX1, mitochondrial-like encodes MLEGTVVNVPEKGARKHPRGENIQIDTKDILFICGGAFIDLEKTISERCQDSSIGFGAPVRAIMRAGGVTDSSVASSLLETVESSDLISYGLIPEFVGRFPILVNLSALTENQLVQVLTEPKNALGKQYKKMFQMNGVKLHLMENALRLIAKRAISKNTGDRGLQAILENILMESMFEIPDIRTGDDIIDAVVVDEEAVGSEGRGSGAKILYGKGALDRYLLQQKVKDLETTAEGSDVEPEVDIESPSIVASIA; translated from the exons ATGCTGGAAGGAACA GTTGTCAATGTTCCTGAGAAGGGAGCTCGAAAGCATCCTAGAGGTGAAAACATACAG ATTGACACGAAGGACATTCTCTTCATCTGTGGAGGTGCCTTCATTGACTTGGAGAAAACAATCTCAGAAAG GTGCCAAGATTCTTCTATTGGATTTGGTGCTCCAGTACGTGCCATCATGAGGGCTGGTGGTGTTACGGATTCTTCTGTTGCATCATCTTTATTGGAGACT GTTGAAAGTAGTGACCTCATTTCATATGGTTTAATACCTGAATTTGTTGGACGATTTCCAATCCTTGTCAATTTGTCAGCTCTAACTGAAAACCAACTTGTGCAG GTTCTTACAGAGCCAAAAAATGCCCTTGGgaaacaatacaaaaagatGTTCCAGATGAATGGT GTCAAGTTGCATTTAATGGAAAATGCCCTGAGATTAATTGCTAAAAGAGCAATATCTAAAAACACCGGGGATCGGGGCTTGCAGGCGATATTGGAGAATATATTGATGGAGTCTATGTTTGAG ATTCCTGATATTAGAACAGGTGATGATATAATAGATGCAGTTGTAGTTGATGAAGAGGCTGTTGGATCTGAGGGACGTGGATCTGGAGCAAAGATTCTGTATGGAAAGGGTGCATTGGATCGTTATCTTTTACAACAAAAAGTAAAGGATTTAGAG ACCACTGCAGAGGGGTCTGATGTAGAACCTGAAGTGGATATAGAATCTCCTTCTATTGTTGCCAGCAT TGCTTGA